The Saccharomonospora glauca K62 genome has a segment encoding these proteins:
- a CDS encoding beta-ketoacyl-[acyl-carrier-protein] synthase family protein gives MYVTGLALAPIDAAAPWTACRSALGQAGQQDPARTQYVVVGHGGTTSDVEGADDELATFCGELALTSLRERGADPVLLNHACASVLFGLEYGQALIRANRADRVVVTGMIGPTGYDRAGMRVLRALSTGRARPFAPDRDGTALGSGQYAVVCDGERTVEDHVTAAFARIESISCRVAAEPRAGLRPEAVYDRMVDALDRAGVRAPDRIEAHATGTVAGDAAEEEAISRLLADRGIPADTVVVSASKATTGHLLHGAGAVSLIEACRHALASNGTVLVNAFGFSGNYACAVVGPPTHGVRHDHALVPELIPHSAPVGGHA, from the coding sequence ATGTACGTGACCGGACTGGCACTCGCCCCGATCGACGCCGCCGCACCGTGGACGGCGTGCCGCTCGGCGCTCGGGCAGGCCGGGCAGCAGGACCCCGCTCGGACCCAGTACGTCGTCGTCGGACACGGAGGGACCACGTCCGACGTGGAAGGAGCTGACGACGAGCTCGCGACGTTCTGTGGCGAGCTGGCGCTCACCTCGCTGCGGGAGCGGGGCGCGGACCCGGTGCTGCTGAACCACGCTTGCGCCTCCGTGCTGTTCGGCCTCGAATACGGGCAGGCCCTGATCCGGGCGAACCGGGCCGACCGCGTCGTCGTCACCGGCATGATCGGGCCGACCGGCTACGACCGGGCCGGCATGCGGGTGCTGCGGGCGTTGAGCACCGGTCGAGCACGCCCGTTCGCCCCGGACCGGGACGGCACGGCGCTCGGATCGGGACAGTACGCCGTGGTCTGTGACGGCGAGAGAACCGTCGAGGACCACGTCACGGCGGCGTTCGCGAGGATCGAGTCGATCTCCTGCCGGGTGGCCGCCGAGCCGCGTGCCGGGCTGCGGCCCGAGGCGGTGTACGACCGGATGGTCGATGCGTTGGACCGGGCCGGAGTCCGGGCCCCCGACCGCATCGAGGCCCACGCGACCGGAACGGTGGCGGGCGATGCGGCGGAGGAGGAGGCGATATCGCGGTTGCTGGCCGACCGTGGCATCCCCGCGGACACGGTGGTCGTCAGCGCGAGCAAGGCCACGACCGGACACCTGCTGCACGGCGCGGGTGCCGTGAGCTTGATCGAGGCCTGTCGCCACGCCCTCGCCTCGAACGGCACGGTCCTGGTCAACGCGTTCGGCTTCAGCGGCAACTACGCCTGCGCGGTGGTGGGCCCGCCCACCCACGGCGTCCGCCACGATCATGCTCTCGTGCCCGAACTGATTCCACACTCTGCTCCGGTAGGTGGCCATGCATAA
- a CDS encoding glycosyltransferase family A protein — protein MHNPEVTVVTPTIGRLDRLRAALRSVAAQRVAVEHVVVGDDCAARGCRDEVAEIVASFDHARFLDVTAADLPEGLQPYLPARLAFLRNTGVAAGSGEFVCHLDDDNAFEVDHLSSLVELLRANPDVPVAHSWRLLVDDNDVPFVPDGVDPWYPEPDGRRDSYRRLAELGVFEPGSAVVRDRLWAGDEVLGRIDTGEFLIRRTYAEKHGFPQRFTPRQQELEITEDMAYALSMARRGVRPLCTEKATLRYTMGGYSNADSLDSATPRVDLRKQTATGGSIR, from the coding sequence ATGCATAACCCCGAAGTCACGGTCGTCACGCCGACGATCGGCCGTCTCGACCGGTTGCGGGCGGCGTTGCGTTCGGTCGCCGCCCAACGCGTCGCGGTCGAACACGTCGTCGTCGGTGACGACTGCGCCGCCCGTGGCTGTCGTGACGAGGTGGCGGAGATCGTCGCGTCGTTCGACCACGCCCGCTTCCTGGACGTCACCGCGGCCGATCTGCCCGAGGGCCTTCAGCCGTACCTGCCGGCCCGGCTGGCGTTCCTCCGCAACACCGGAGTCGCGGCGGGCAGCGGAGAGTTCGTCTGCCATCTCGACGACGACAACGCCTTCGAAGTCGACCACCTGAGCAGCCTGGTCGAGCTGTTGCGAGCGAACCCGGACGTACCCGTGGCGCACAGCTGGCGCCTGCTCGTCGACGACAACGACGTTCCGTTCGTCCCGGACGGGGTCGACCCCTGGTATCCCGAGCCGGACGGCCGCCGCGACTCCTACCGGAGGTTGGCGGAGCTGGGGGTCTTCGAGCCGGGGTCGGCGGTCGTGCGCGACCGGTTGTGGGCGGGGGACGAAGTGCTCGGCCGCATCGACACCGGCGAGTTCCTCATCCGCAGGACCTACGCCGAAAAGCACGGCTTCCCCCAGCGGTTCACGCCTCGGCAACAGGAGTTGGAGATCACGGAGGACATGGCCTACGCGCTGTCGATGGCTCGCCGCGGGGTCCGGCCACTGTGCACGGAGAAGGCGACGCTGCGCTACACGATGGGTGGTTACTCCAACGCCGACTCCCTCGACAGCGCCACACCCAGGGTTGACCTGCGTAAGCAGACGGCCACCGGGGGGTCGATCCGGTGA
- a CDS encoding MFS transporter translates to MTNTDSPPKRSRSTWAVLRENRPLAWLTASILFHRLSGSMLVVAIPLFVIDRYGLSWEAGLTLAARLIPNILFGVIVGHIVDKWEPRKVAWVTAVMNAVLLASVPLTQSLVQLQILMFTAGVVYMFGLPARMALRPLVIAKGDETPGNALLVTAERLSSIVGPLLVGVIIASVGVEVSFPIQGGLAMLAAASVWGLPARPLREPEQAEAEQKEKPGLKSELRKMLVTGPAVLVRAVAGDRMLRVLVLTAFTYVGAVALGEVFVVGLAKENFAGSPGANGWLVSAMGAGGVLGALLSAWLSRFRPGPLYFFGNVLEALAWLVLPFIGVLPLALVCMVAAGFLESVATVVYFAEVQKRLPNELTGRFYASFIPLTDVFGMLGSLSGPVLLAGAGVTGGALVIAALIAVPVLLCGVTLLRPGTIEMPLTESPEESADADR, encoded by the coding sequence GTGACCAACACGGACAGTCCACCGAAACGTTCGAGGTCCACGTGGGCGGTGCTGCGGGAGAACCGGCCCCTGGCCTGGCTGACGGCGTCGATCCTCTTCCACCGCCTCTCGGGGTCCATGCTGGTGGTGGCGATCCCGTTGTTCGTCATCGACCGGTACGGACTGAGTTGGGAGGCCGGGCTGACCCTGGCCGCGCGACTGATCCCCAACATCCTCTTCGGGGTGATCGTCGGCCACATCGTGGACAAGTGGGAGCCGCGCAAGGTCGCGTGGGTGACGGCGGTCATGAACGCGGTGCTGCTCGCCTCGGTGCCGCTCACCCAGTCGTTGGTCCAGTTGCAGATCCTCATGTTCACGGCCGGTGTCGTGTACATGTTCGGCCTTCCCGCGCGGATGGCGCTGCGCCCGCTCGTCATCGCCAAGGGCGACGAGACACCCGGCAACGCCCTGCTGGTGACCGCCGAGCGGTTGAGCTCCATCGTGGGGCCGCTGCTGGTGGGCGTGATCATCGCCTCGGTGGGGGTCGAGGTGTCCTTCCCGATCCAGGGCGGTCTCGCGATGCTGGCCGCCGCGTCGGTGTGGGGGCTGCCGGCCCGACCGCTTCGGGAACCGGAGCAGGCGGAGGCGGAGCAGAAGGAGAAGCCGGGACTCAAAAGCGAGCTCCGGAAGATGCTCGTCACCGGACCGGCCGTCCTGGTCCGGGCCGTGGCGGGCGACCGGATGCTGCGGGTCCTGGTCCTGACGGCCTTCACGTACGTCGGAGCGGTGGCCCTCGGTGAGGTCTTCGTCGTCGGGCTGGCGAAGGAGAACTTCGCCGGTTCCCCCGGCGCGAACGGATGGCTGGTGTCGGCGATGGGAGCCGGGGGTGTGCTCGGCGCCTTGCTCAGCGCGTGGCTGAGCCGCTTCCGTCCCGGTCCGCTGTACTTCTTCGGCAACGTGCTGGAAGCGCTGGCCTGGCTCGTGCTGCCGTTCATCGGGGTGTTGCCGCTGGCCCTGGTCTGCATGGTGGCGGCGGGATTCCTCGAGTCCGTCGCGACCGTCGTCTACTTCGCCGAAGTCCAGAAGCGCCTGCCCAACGAGCTGACGGGCCGGTTCTACGCGTCGTTCATTCCCCTCACCGACGTGTTCGGCATGCTGGGCAGCCTGTCCGGCCCGGTGCTGCTCGCCGGTGCCGGGGTGACCGGAGGCGCGCTGGTGATCGCCGCGCTGATCGCGGTGCCGGTCCTGTTGTGCGGAGTGACGCTGCTGCGGCCGGGCACGATCGAGATGCCTCTGACGGAATCCCCGGAGGAGAGCGCAGATGCCGACCGTTGA
- a CDS encoding HAD-IIIC family phosphatase, with protein MPTVDRERLRRSRKWAVARLAGRDVAVDVVGLERHVLPERAAELLTFAESPVSAEDLVLRHGGDRAEAEKLVDLLVATGLLVDREETEADEQIERLIRVAETPPPERASSAYGEIDHLEDSAVPAPWRGPLRVLLLGGCVVQFARAAVERRFRLGGYDATVRTSWPGASVHDLVDTIRREDPDVVVVMPYVETLLRGLWDLGYAATPRTRATRTRALARLLANLLATTAEAAGDRLVLMHNVSGPGLSAFGRFEYLHEWHLRDSVGFLNQELDRAARRHDNVVLVDEDRFVREWGARHLFDDHLFPFAHHGGTPSPDLDVPNQTPLLSSVLAEEYYASYAAHTAADRIKCLAVDLDNTLWPGVLADMDFDWSMADTTSSWLHRGIHQALRIVKQRGVLLASVSKGDADATLAAWRRLPSTDLLSPDDFVAHYIGWGPKSASLHQLCKELQVAPEAVAVLDDFHVEREEIRRFGPPVRVVDAPVSEFRRWLLTEPGLQVRTVTPEAANRTETTRAALTVARMADSADGDYGRLIRDLHVRVDVRPPRESELTRVAELVTRTTQFTLGEPPPGPDEFAEAASRDELRVLEVSDDLANYGIVGACVIGDGVVRALAVSCRVLALDVGPVFLTAALLGRPNETFVAHYTATERNSPAKDLLRRSGFQLVAEHGARSEWRRRGPVSAAELDAWPHEVSIREVTA; from the coding sequence ATGCCGACCGTTGACCGCGAACGCCTGCGTCGAAGCCGGAAATGGGCGGTGGCCAGACTCGCGGGCCGAGACGTCGCGGTCGACGTCGTGGGCCTGGAACGACACGTGCTGCCGGAGCGAGCGGCGGAGTTGTTGACGTTCGCCGAGTCCCCGGTCTCGGCCGAGGACCTGGTCCTTCGACACGGCGGGGACCGCGCGGAGGCCGAGAAGCTCGTCGACCTGCTCGTCGCGACCGGCCTGCTCGTCGACCGGGAGGAGACCGAGGCCGACGAGCAGATCGAGCGGCTGATCCGGGTGGCCGAGACCCCGCCGCCGGAACGAGCATCCTCCGCCTACGGCGAGATCGACCACCTGGAGGACAGCGCCGTTCCCGCCCCGTGGCGAGGTCCTTTGCGGGTGCTGTTGCTCGGTGGGTGCGTCGTTCAGTTCGCGCGGGCCGCGGTCGAACGGAGGTTCCGCCTCGGTGGCTACGACGCGACGGTGCGGACGAGCTGGCCCGGCGCGTCGGTCCACGACCTGGTCGACACGATTCGCCGCGAGGACCCCGACGTCGTCGTGGTGATGCCGTACGTCGAGACGTTGCTGCGGGGGCTGTGGGACCTGGGGTACGCGGCGACGCCGCGGACCAGGGCGACCCGCACCCGCGCCCTGGCTCGGCTGCTCGCGAACCTGTTGGCCACCACCGCCGAGGCGGCAGGGGACCGGCTGGTGCTCATGCACAACGTGTCCGGCCCCGGACTATCGGCCTTCGGGCGCTTCGAGTACCTGCACGAGTGGCACCTTCGCGACAGCGTGGGTTTCCTCAACCAGGAGTTGGACCGCGCCGCACGACGGCACGACAACGTCGTGCTCGTCGACGAGGACCGCTTCGTCCGGGAATGGGGCGCGCGGCACCTCTTCGACGACCACCTGTTCCCGTTCGCGCACCACGGAGGCACGCCGAGCCCGGACCTCGACGTACCCAACCAGACGCCGTTGCTCAGCTCGGTCCTCGCCGAGGAGTACTACGCGTCCTACGCCGCGCACACCGCTGCCGACCGCATCAAGTGCCTCGCGGTCGATCTGGACAACACCCTGTGGCCGGGTGTCCTGGCCGACATGGACTTCGACTGGTCCATGGCCGACACGACCAGCTCGTGGCTGCACCGAGGCATCCACCAGGCCCTGCGGATCGTCAAGCAGCGCGGGGTGCTGCTCGCGTCGGTGAGCAAGGGGGACGCGGACGCCACGCTCGCCGCGTGGCGGAGGCTGCCGTCTACGGACCTGCTCAGCCCGGACGACTTCGTCGCGCACTACATCGGGTGGGGGCCGAAATCGGCGTCGCTGCACCAGTTGTGCAAGGAGCTGCAGGTAGCGCCGGAAGCGGTCGCGGTTCTCGACGACTTCCACGTCGAGCGTGAGGAGATCCGACGTTTCGGCCCTCCGGTGCGGGTCGTCGACGCGCCGGTGAGCGAGTTCCGGCGGTGGTTGCTCACCGAGCCGGGACTGCAGGTGCGCACCGTGACCCCGGAGGCCGCCAACCGCACCGAGACGACGAGGGCCGCGCTCACCGTGGCGAGGATGGCGGACTCGGCCGACGGCGACTACGGCCGCCTGATCCGCGACCTGCACGTCCGGGTCGACGTCCGACCGCCACGGGAGTCGGAACTGACTCGCGTCGCCGAGCTGGTGACCCGGACGACACAGTTCACCCTCGGGGAACCGCCGCCGGGGCCCGACGAGTTCGCGGAGGCGGCGAGTCGCGACGAACTCCGTGTTCTCGAGGTCAGCGACGACCTCGCCAACTACGGAATCGTCGGGGCGTGCGTGATCGGTGACGGCGTCGTCCGCGCGCTCGCGGTCTCCTGCCGGGTTCTCGCGCTCGACGTGGGACCGGTGTTCCTGACCGCCGCGCTGCTGGGACGGCCGAACGAGACGTTCGTGGCCCACTACACCGCGACCGAGCGGAACTCACCCGCGAAGGACCTCCTGCGGCGGAGCGGTTTCCAACTCGTCGCCGAGCACGGCGCGCGGAGCGAATGGCGGCGTCGGGGGCCGGTGTCGGCCGCCGAGCTCGACGCCTGGCCACACGAGGTGTCGATCAGGGAGGTGACAGCGTGA
- a CDS encoding ribonucleotide-diphosphate reductase subunit beta, which produces MIDRWSRADRAAHAGKVPVSALRADAERVVASGVDAQELYRRWEQQHWTVGDLRLDEDRANWDRVPAASREVLLRLFTSFYVGEYTAVDGLAAVMAGAPDEDELVFLATQSADEARHVAFMNLVDRELMDGTEGLKARLPQLWEQLTPAYRALQRIEDAFAEDVLRRPDIDTWLRLVSVFHLLTEGVMAINGQQAVLRALRAHTELPQVEAGFIGMMRDESRHIAYGTQAARRWVKRGFEEHVLEAMELAVPHVVHIDDRPGASNPLAAKQLAKLVDRRLAAVGVSRKGREHIAAVARRTYSIEGDAADGSETQVSGHPGRDAEERGGDGSMQSKAI; this is translated from the coding sequence GTGATCGATCGCTGGAGCAGGGCCGATCGCGCGGCTCACGCCGGGAAGGTTCCGGTCTCCGCGCTCCGTGCGGACGCCGAGAGGGTCGTGGCGAGTGGCGTGGACGCCCAGGAGCTGTACCGGCGCTGGGAGCAGCAGCACTGGACCGTCGGCGACCTGCGACTCGACGAGGACAGGGCGAACTGGGACCGCGTTCCGGCGGCCAGTCGTGAGGTGCTCCTCCGGCTGTTCACGTCCTTCTACGTCGGCGAGTACACCGCGGTGGACGGGCTCGCGGCGGTGATGGCCGGTGCGCCCGACGAGGACGAGTTGGTGTTCCTCGCGACGCAGAGCGCCGACGAGGCTCGGCACGTGGCGTTCATGAACCTCGTCGACCGCGAGCTCATGGACGGGACGGAAGGGCTGAAGGCGCGGCTGCCGCAGCTGTGGGAGCAGCTCACGCCGGCCTACCGCGCGTTGCAGCGGATCGAGGACGCGTTCGCCGAGGACGTGTTGCGGCGTCCGGACATCGATACCTGGCTGCGGCTCGTCTCCGTCTTCCACCTCCTGACCGAGGGCGTCATGGCCATCAACGGCCAGCAGGCGGTCCTCAGGGCGCTTCGCGCCCACACGGAGCTACCGCAGGTGGAGGCCGGATTCATCGGCATGATGCGCGACGAGTCCCGGCACATCGCCTACGGCACCCAGGCGGCCCGCCGCTGGGTGAAGCGAGGGTTCGAGGAACACGTGCTCGAAGCCATGGAGCTCGCCGTCCCGCACGTGGTGCACATCGACGACCGGCCGGGCGCTTCCAATCCGTTGGCCGCCAAGCAGCTGGCCAAGCTCGTGGACCGGCGGCTGGCCGCGGTCGGCGTGTCGCGGAAGGGACGCGAGCACATCGCCGCGGTGGCACGTCGCACCTACTCGATCGAGGGCGACGCGGCCGACGGCTCCGAGACCCAGGTGTCCGGCCACCCCGGTCGGGACGCGGAGGAGAGGGGAGGTGACGGATCGATGCAGAGCAAGGCCATCTGA
- a CDS encoding NAD-dependent epimerase/dehydratase family protein: protein MHQQSQRCALVVGGAGFIGSHLVDRLLARGDRVYCVDNLLTGRVENLAQCEDHPDFTFLQADAADFEIPEPVDAVYYLASPASPRAYRRYPLETLAAGSTGVRHSLDVARRHGARFLLTSTSEVYGDPQVHPQREDYHGNVNPVGPRSMYDEAKRFAEALVTAYSATFGLQTRIARIFNTYGPRMDSEDGRVVPTFVRQALAGEPLTVAGKGEQTRSLCYVDDTVAGLLALLDSDESAPVNIGNPHEITVLELARTVLSLCGRKPDDMVFVPLPPEDPQRRCPDITRATSALSWRPTVGLEQGLRLTIAAARNG from the coding sequence ATGCACCAACAATCGCAGCGCTGTGCCCTCGTGGTCGGAGGGGCCGGGTTCATCGGCAGCCACCTCGTCGACCGACTGTTGGCACGAGGCGATCGGGTCTACTGCGTCGACAACCTGCTCACCGGGCGCGTCGAGAACCTCGCGCAGTGCGAAGACCACCCCGACTTCACGTTCCTCCAGGCCGATGCCGCCGACTTCGAGATCCCGGAGCCGGTGGACGCGGTGTACTACCTGGCGTCGCCCGCGTCGCCGAGAGCGTATCGGCGTTACCCGCTGGAGACGTTGGCGGCCGGGTCGACCGGGGTTCGCCACAGCCTCGACGTCGCGCGGCGACACGGTGCGCGCTTCCTGCTCACGTCCACGTCCGAGGTGTACGGGGACCCGCAGGTCCACCCGCAGCGCGAGGACTACCACGGCAACGTCAATCCCGTCGGGCCCCGGAGCATGTACGACGAGGCGAAACGCTTCGCCGAGGCACTGGTGACCGCCTACTCGGCGACGTTCGGCCTCCAGACGCGGATCGCCCGCATCTTCAACACCTACGGACCGCGCATGGACAGCGAGGACGGCCGTGTCGTCCCGACCTTCGTCCGGCAGGCCCTCGCCGGGGAGCCGTTGACCGTGGCCGGGAAAGGCGAGCAGACCCGCTCGTTGTGCTACGTCGACGACACGGTGGCCGGTCTGCTGGCGCTGCTGGACAGCGACGAGTCCGCCCCGGTGAACATCGGCAACCCGCACGAGATCACCGTGCTCGAACTCGCCCGGACCGTGCTCTCGCTCTGCGGGCGAAAGCCCGACGACATGGTCTTCGTGCCGTTGCCGCCGGAGGACCCCCAGCGGCGGTGTCCCGACATCACGCGGGCCACCTCGGCGTTGTCCTGGCGCCCCACGGTGGGCCTGGAGCAGGGGCTGCGGTTGACGATCGCCGCCGCGCGGAACGGGTGA
- a CDS encoding UDP-glucose dehydrogenase family protein, with protein MRITVIGLGYLGVTHAACMAELGFEVLGLDSDAERVAMLSAGSLPFYEPGLSELVSTHTATGRLRFTTSYADIAEFGAAASDGVVHFLCVGTPQQAHSEDADLSSLFSAVERLTPHLVGRCVVVGKSTVPVGTAADVVELLAAHAPAGADPELIWNPEFLREGNAVRDTLRPDRIVFGVRERPGREPESEGLRLLRRVYAEVIAAGVPVVVTDYATAELVKVSANAFLSTKISFLNAVAEVCEVTGADVKQLAEALAHDRRIGGGYLSPGIGFGGGCLPKDLRAFAATAEKLGLESLGFLRSIDAINLATRRRAVSLTVEACGGDVADKRIAVWGAAFKPDSDDIRDSPALWIAAALHDVGATVVVYDPQAMDKARKAHPQLSYADSATDAAVGAHAIVHLTEWDEFRHVSPRALSEVVHARNIVDGRNVLDARDWCAHGWTYRALGRPVVSAT; from the coding sequence ATGCGCATCACCGTCATTGGTCTCGGGTACTTGGGCGTGACCCATGCCGCCTGCATGGCCGAGCTGGGTTTCGAGGTGCTGGGGCTGGACTCCGACGCGGAGCGGGTCGCGATGCTGTCGGCCGGTTCGCTGCCCTTCTACGAGCCGGGGCTGAGCGAGCTCGTGTCCACCCACACCGCCACCGGGCGGCTGCGCTTCACCACGTCGTACGCCGACATCGCCGAGTTCGGCGCGGCCGCCTCGGACGGCGTCGTGCACTTCCTGTGCGTGGGAACTCCCCAGCAGGCGCACTCCGAGGACGCGGACCTGTCCTCCCTGTTCTCCGCGGTCGAGCGGCTGACCCCTCATCTCGTCGGCCGCTGCGTCGTCGTGGGCAAGTCGACGGTGCCGGTGGGCACTGCGGCCGACGTGGTCGAGCTGCTGGCCGCGCACGCCCCGGCCGGAGCCGACCCGGAACTGATCTGGAATCCCGAGTTCCTGCGGGAGGGCAACGCCGTCCGGGACACGCTCCGTCCGGACCGGATCGTCTTCGGGGTGCGGGAGAGGCCCGGCCGGGAACCCGAGAGCGAGGGCCTTCGGCTCCTCCGCCGCGTGTATGCCGAGGTGATCGCCGCGGGGGTGCCCGTGGTGGTCACCGACTACGCGACCGCGGAGCTGGTGAAGGTCAGCGCCAACGCGTTCCTGTCGACGAAGATCTCGTTTCTCAACGCGGTGGCGGAGGTCTGCGAGGTCACCGGGGCGGACGTGAAACAGCTGGCGGAGGCCCTCGCTCACGACCGACGCATCGGCGGCGGCTATCTCAGCCCCGGAATCGGTTTCGGCGGGGGCTGCCTGCCCAAGGACCTTCGGGCGTTCGCGGCGACGGCCGAGAAACTCGGGCTGGAGTCGCTGGGGTTCCTCCGGAGTATCGACGCGATCAACCTCGCCACCCGTCGTCGTGCCGTGTCCCTGACCGTGGAGGCCTGCGGTGGGGACGTGGCCGACAAGCGGATCGCTGTGTGGGGTGCCGCGTTCAAACCGGACTCGGACGACATCCGGGACTCACCGGCACTGTGGATCGCCGCGGCGCTGCACGACGTGGGCGCGACCGTGGTCGTCTATGACCCGCAAGCCATGGACAAGGCGCGCAAGGCACACCCGCAGTTGTCGTACGCCGACTCGGCCACGGACGCCGCGGTCGGTGCTCACGCGATCGTGCACCTGACGGAGTGGGACGAGTTCCGTCACGTGTCGCCCCGTGCCCTGAGCGAGGTGGTTCACGCGCGCAACATCGTGGACGGCCGCAACGTCCTCGACGCGCGCGACTGGTGTGCTCACGGCTGGACGTACCGGGCGCTGGGGCGGCCGGTCGTGTCGGCGACCTGA
- a CDS encoding class I SAM-dependent methyltransferase has protein sequence MPTEKSHLEPHDDPQRDGDAAPDSTSAFTAATGRDLEADHGKPRYLAYQRELIRPHCGRTVLEVGAGLGEFASGFTGFDRYVVTDVDSGAVRKLKERFRDRPEVEVQQYDIDGGTKLDRPVETLIAINVLEHIEDDISALRRLSESLTPKGNIVLFVPGYQQLYGEFDRKVGHFRRYTPTTVAATAREAGLVVETARPVNFLGAFAWWAAVRKGGTTSPNPRLVSLYDRFVVPVTRAIEKYLPVPFGQSVLCVARKPG, from the coding sequence GTGCCGACGGAAAAGTCCCACCTCGAACCCCACGACGATCCCCAACGAGACGGTGACGCGGCGCCCGATTCGACGTCCGCGTTCACCGCGGCCACGGGCCGGGACCTGGAGGCCGACCACGGCAAGCCGCGCTACCTCGCCTACCAGAGAGAGCTCATCCGACCTCACTGTGGACGTACCGTGCTGGAGGTCGGTGCGGGGCTCGGCGAGTTCGCCTCCGGTTTCACCGGCTTCGACCGCTACGTCGTCACCGACGTCGACTCCGGCGCCGTGCGAAAGCTGAAGGAACGGTTCCGCGACCGGCCCGAGGTGGAGGTACAGCAGTACGACATCGACGGCGGCACCAAGCTCGACCGGCCGGTGGAGACGCTGATAGCGATCAACGTCCTGGAGCACATCGAGGACGACATCAGCGCCCTGCGCCGGCTTTCGGAGTCGCTGACCCCGAAGGGCAACATCGTCCTGTTCGTCCCCGGCTACCAGCAGCTCTACGGCGAGTTCGACCGCAAGGTGGGCCACTTCCGTCGCTACACCCCCACGACCGTCGCCGCCACCGCGCGGGAGGCCGGACTCGTGGTGGAGACCGCCCGACCGGTGAACTTCCTGGGCGCCTTCGCCTGGTGGGCCGCCGTGCGCAAGGGCGGCACCACCTCTCCGAATCCACGGCTGGTCTCGCTCTACGACCGTTTCGTGGTCCCGGTCACCAGGGCGATCGAGAAGTACCTGCCCGTGCCCTTCGGCCAGTCGGTGCTCTGCGTGGCCCGCAAGCCCGGTTGA
- a CDS encoding WhiB family transcriptional regulator: MTNSEWWHSAACRDEDPELFFPISDMGPGAQQTARAKAVCARCPVRDACLNHALENGLDHGIFGGLTEHERRALVHRNRRADRVEDEAA, encoded by the coding sequence ATGACGAATAGTGAGTGGTGGCACAGTGCCGCCTGCCGCGACGAAGATCCCGAACTGTTCTTCCCCATCTCGGACATGGGACCGGGCGCACAGCAGACCGCTCGCGCGAAGGCGGTGTGCGCACGGTGTCCCGTTCGGGACGCATGCCTCAACCATGCCTTGGAAAACGGCTTGGACCACGGCATATTCGGTGGTCTGACCGAGCACGAACGGCGCGCCCTCGTCCACCGGAATCGCCGGGCCGACCGAGTCGAGGACGAGGCCGCCTGA
- a CDS encoding ribonuclease Z, protein MSNRELIVLGTGSQVPSRARNHNGYLLRWDSMGLLFDPGEGTQRQLIFAGVPVSAINRICLTHFHGDHCLGVPGVVQRLSLDGVERVHAHYPASGRAYFERLRHASVFHETTELVERPIGGDGVVADGEFGELSALRLDHPVEAYGYRLVEPDGRSLVPRLLQRHGVHGPDVGTLLREGSLTVGGNTVTVEDVSVPRSGQKFAFVMDTRLCDNAFALAEDADLLVIEATFLDSEADLAERYGHLTARQAARVARESGVHTLVLAHFSQRYSNMAEFRAQAAEVFDGELVIAHDLARIPVPRRSRPE, encoded by the coding sequence GTGTCGAACCGTGAGCTGATCGTGCTGGGCACCGGGAGTCAGGTGCCGTCCCGCGCGCGTAACCACAACGGTTACCTCCTGCGCTGGGACTCGATGGGCTTGCTGTTCGACCCCGGCGAGGGAACGCAACGGCAGCTGATCTTCGCCGGTGTGCCCGTGAGCGCGATCAACCGGATCTGCCTCACGCACTTCCACGGCGATCACTGCCTCGGGGTGCCCGGTGTCGTGCAGCGCCTGTCGCTGGACGGCGTGGAGCGGGTGCACGCGCACTACCCGGCGTCCGGGCGGGCGTACTTCGAGCGGCTGCGCCACGCGAGCGTGTTCCACGAGACGACCGAGCTGGTGGAGCGGCCCATCGGCGGGGACGGCGTGGTGGCGGACGGCGAGTTCGGCGAGCTGTCGGCCCTGCGTCTCGACCACCCCGTCGAGGCGTACGGATACCGGCTCGTCGAACCTGATGGGCGGTCCCTGGTGCCGCGACTGTTGCAGCGTCACGGCGTCCACGGCCCCGACGTCGGGACCCTGCTGCGGGAGGGCTCGCTCACCGTCGGTGGGAACACTGTGACCGTCGAGGACGTGAGCGTGCCGCGCAGCGGGCAGAAGTTCGCGTTCGTGATGGACACCCGGCTGTGCGACAACGCCTTCGCGCTCGCCGAGGACGCCGACCTGCTGGTGATCGAGGCCACGTTCCTCGACTCGGAAGCGGACCTGGCCGAGCGGTACGGGCACCTGACGGCCCGGCAGGCCGCGCGGGTGGCACGAGAAAGCGGCGTCCACACGCTGGTCCTGGCACATTTCTCACAACGATATTCGAATATGGCCGAGTTCCGCGCCCAAGCGGCAGAGGTATTCGACGGCGAACTCGTCATCGCGCATGATCTCGCGCGAATTCCGGTGCCGCGGAGGTCACGCCCGGAATAA